Proteins encoded by one window of Haliotis asinina isolate JCU_RB_2024 chromosome 6, JCU_Hal_asi_v2, whole genome shotgun sequence:
- the LOC137287688 gene encoding loricrin-like: MVLIWRRSGVDEEPSKCLRREHNPSDSYVMQKTAVLESLYALLKVVEKALYDTWQHKRANVIRRRCEDVAKSAFLPEDVTRGTDDACRAPVTDIANILDTGDLAGFVKTLPIEWCETKHCKIGTPALNISHVVLDDDGNCGGNDDGGDNDGGRDGGNGGGNDGGNEDDNDNDGGSDDGNGGDNEDDDSNGGGNEDDNDGGNDGGNQDDDGNCGGNEDGGDNDGGSDGGNGGGNEDDNDNDGGSDDGNGSDNEDDDGNGGGSGGGNGGGNDNNDGYGGGNDGGNGGGMVVVMRMLMDDDGNCGGNDDGGDNDGGRDGGNGGGNDGGNEDDNDNDGGSDDGNGGGNEDDDSNGGGNEDDNDGGNDGGNQDDDGNCGGNEDGGDNDGGSDGGNGGGNEDDGNGGGSDGGNGGGNDINDGYGGGNDGVNGGDNGDDNDGGNEDDNDGGNDGGNEDDDGNGGGNEDDNEGGNDGGNQDDDGNCGGNEDGGDNDGGRDGGNGGDNGGGNEDDNDNDGGSDDGNGGGNGGGNGGGNEDDNDNDGCSDDGNGGGNEDDDGDFLHLLSPQFFNRNKTSDTESGEPRQADGGNEIR, from the exons ATGGTGCTA ATCTGGCGCAGATCTGGCGTGGATGAGGAGCCCTCCAAGTGTCTTCGCCGGgagcacaacccttctgactCCTATGTAATGCAGAAAACTGCAGTACTGGAGAGTCTATATGCTCTCCTGAAAGTTGTTG AGAAAGCCTTATACGATACGTGGCAACACAAACGAGCTAACGTCATCAGACGAAGATGCGAAGATGTTGCCAAAAGTGCATTTTTGCCAGAGGACGTCACACGAGGTACTGATGACGCCTGTCGAGCCCCAGTCACAGACATTGCCAACATATTGGACACTGGTGATTTAGCAGGTTTTGTGAAA ACTCTACCAATCGAGTGGTGTGAGacgaagcattgtaaaatcggAACTCCAGCCCTCAACATCTCTCACGTTGTACTC gatgatgatggtaattgtggtggtaatgatgatggtggtgataatgATGGTGGTAGGGATGGTGGTAATGGTGGAGGTAATGATGGTGGTAATGaggatgataatgataatgatggtggtagtgatgatggtaatgGTGGTGATAATGAGGATGATGATAGTAATGGTGGTGgtaatgaagatgataatgatggtggtaatgatggtggtaatcaggatgatgatggtaATTGTGGTGGTAATGAAGATGGTGGTGATAatgatggtggtagtgatggtggtaatgGCGGTGGTAATGaggatgataatgataatgatggcggtagtgatgatggtaatgGTAGTGAtaatgaggatgatgatggtaatggtggtggtagtggtggtggtaatggtggtggcaatgataataatgatggttatggtggtggtaatgatggtGGTAATGGTGGCGgtatggtggtggtaatgagGATGCTGATG gatgatgatggtaattgtggtggtaatgatgatggtggtgataatgATGGTGGTAGGGACGGTGGTAATGGTGGAGGTAATGATGGTGgtaatgaagatgataatgataatgatggtggtagtgatgatggtaatgGTGGTGGTAATGAGGATGATGATAGTAATGGTGGTGgtaatgaagatgataatgatggtggtaatgatggtggtaatcaggatgatgatggtaATTGTGGTGGTAATGAAGATGGTGGTGATAatgatggtggtagtgatggtggtaatgGTGGTGGTAATGAGGATGATGGTaatggtggtggtagtgatggtggtaatgGTGGTGGCAATGATATTAATGATGgttatggtggtggtaatgatggtGTTAATGGTGGTGATAATGGGGATGATAATGATGGTGgtaatgaagatgataatgatggtggtaatgatggtggtaatgaggatgatgatggtaatggaGGTGgtaatgaagatgataatgaaggTGGTAATGATGGTGGtaatcaggatgatgatggtaATTGTGGTGGTAATGAAGATGGTGGTGATAATGATGGTGGTAGGGATGGTGGTAATGGTGGAGATAATGGTGGTGGTAATGaggatgataatgataatgatggtggtagtgatgatggtaatgGTGGTGGTAATGGTGGAGGTAATGGCGGTGGTAATGaggatgataatgataatgatggttgtagtgatgatggtaatggtggtggtaatgaggatgatgatg gggatttcttacaccttttgtcacctCAATTTTTTAACCGAAATAAGACATCCGACACGGAGAGTGGAGAACCGCGACAGGCGGATGGGGGCAATGAGATACGATGA